Proteins from one Mycobacterium sp. SMC-2 genomic window:
- a CDS encoding cytochrome P450: MPTDLLRPPPRALLSAARSSVGNLLRPVATGAYRDLRRPRPSSAPASVPRTTLDPTLAPHIANPYPDYERIREHPVVINERLGVWMIGRYDDVHAAVRNNAVFSSKDGVMLRSFVSSVVLLADPPEHTRLRHITAPMFSKRAVQAFTTDIRGLAAESIAKLTNGDVVDLVAALTIPMPINVIARILGVPHDQWPAFRAVSDKFAQMFAPRSMPEVARFMGSIVQAYVQMRSFVDAEMRRRAWDPADDLLSRLWAATATGQLTDDEAFMYALILLVAGNETTTNLLGMLLIRLAEDRDLFAELKADRGLLPAAVEETARWGSPVQWVTRTATAPYQIGGTVIPKGAKAVLFYASANRDPAKFADPNRFDIHRDTAGHLAFGHGLHFCLGAHLARLETITAVDCLLDEVDGLEIAGPVRWGTTPSLQGPVSVPLRVRRR, from the coding sequence GTGCCCACCGATCTCCTCAGACCCCCACCACGCGCGCTCTTGTCGGCGGCCCGCAGCTCCGTGGGCAATCTTTTGCGGCCGGTCGCGACCGGGGCGTACCGCGACCTTCGTCGCCCGCGGCCGAGCTCAGCGCCGGCGTCCGTGCCCCGCACGACGCTCGATCCCACGCTCGCGCCGCACATCGCCAACCCATACCCCGATTACGAGCGCATCCGGGAGCATCCCGTCGTAATCAACGAGCGACTTGGCGTCTGGATGATCGGGCGATACGACGACGTGCATGCCGCGGTCCGCAACAACGCCGTCTTCTCGTCGAAAGACGGAGTCATGCTGCGATCGTTCGTGTCGAGCGTCGTCCTGCTCGCCGACCCGCCCGAACACACCCGGTTACGGCACATCACCGCGCCGATGTTCAGCAAGCGAGCGGTCCAGGCGTTCACGACGGACATCCGTGGACTTGCCGCCGAGTCGATCGCAAAGCTGACCAACGGTGACGTTGTCGACCTCGTGGCGGCGTTGACCATCCCGATGCCGATCAACGTGATCGCCAGGATCCTCGGCGTTCCGCATGATCAATGGCCGGCATTCCGGGCGGTGTCGGACAAATTCGCGCAGATGTTCGCTCCTCGATCGATGCCCGAGGTCGCCCGTTTCATGGGATCGATCGTCCAGGCCTACGTGCAGATGCGAAGCTTCGTCGACGCCGAAATGCGCCGCCGCGCTTGGGATCCGGCCGACGACCTACTGAGCCGGTTGTGGGCTGCGACGGCAACGGGTCAACTCACCGACGACGAGGCGTTCATGTACGCCCTGATCCTGTTGGTGGCCGGCAACGAGACGACGACCAACCTGTTGGGGATGCTGTTGATCCGGCTGGCCGAAGACCGCGACCTGTTCGCGGAACTGAAGGCCGACCGCGGCCTGCTCCCTGCGGCGGTGGAGGAGACGGCTCGCTGGGGCTCGCCGGTTCAGTGGGTGACCAGAACCGCGACCGCTCCATATCAGATCGGCGGCACGGTAATTCCCAAGGGCGCGAAGGCGGTGCTGTTCTACGCATCGGCCAACCGCGATCCCGCCAAGTTCGCTGACCCGAACCGCTTCGACATCCACCGCGATACCGCAGGGCATCTGGCCTTCGGCCACGGACTTCATTTCTGCCTGGGGGCGCACCTCGCCCGGCTGGAGACGATTACCGCCGTCGACTGCCTGCTCGACGAAGTCGACGGCCTGGAAATAGCCGGGCCCGTCCGGTGGGGCACGACGCCGTCGTTGCAGGGTCCGGTGTCGGTCCCGCTACGGGTCAGGCGGCGCTAG
- a CDS encoding GlsB/YeaQ/YmgE family stress response membrane protein yields MDVMAATEYLARSTTFTSVGLIGYIIIGGLAGALASKIMRGSGAGILMDIVIGVIGALIGGFILSFFVNTAGGGLIFTFFTALLGSLILLWIVGMMRRT; encoded by the coding sequence ATGGACGTCATGGCAGCTACCGAATATCTGGCCCGCTCAACAACATTCACGAGCGTCGGGCTCATCGGTTACATCATCATCGGCGGTCTGGCGGGTGCGCTCGCCAGCAAGATCATGCGGGGCAGTGGCGCCGGCATTCTGATGGACATCGTCATCGGGGTCATCGGTGCACTGATCGGCGGCTTCATCCTGAGTTTCTTCGTCAACACCGCTGGCGGCGGCCTGATCTTCACCTTCTTCACCGCGCTGCTCGGATCGCTGATCCTGCTGTGGATCGTCGGCATGATGCGGCGCACCTGA
- a CDS encoding zinc-binding alcohol dehydrogenase family protein: MVPPLTTTTMRAWRVRRPGPMDTAPLEQVTTDVPRPGPSELLVAVRACGVCRTDLHVAEGDLPVHRDGVTPGHEVVGEVVEIGSEAGAEFRVGDRVGIAWLRHTCGVCKYCRRGDENLCPQSRYTGWDADGGYAEFTTVPAAFAHPLPAGYTDSELAPLLCAGIIGYRSLLRAALPPGGRLGLYGFGGSAHITAQVALAQGAEVHVMTRGAEARELAMQLGAASAQGAADPPPVPLDAAILFAPVGDLVLPALEALDRGGTLSIAGIHLSDIPALNYQRHLFQERQVRSVTSNTRADARAFLDFAGEHHIEVTTPEYPLDQADRALADLSAGRIAGAAVLLV; this comes from the coding sequence ATGGTTCCACCGCTAACCACGACGACCATGCGTGCGTGGCGGGTGCGCCGGCCCGGCCCGATGGACACCGCCCCGCTCGAGCAAGTCACCACTGACGTGCCGCGCCCGGGCCCGTCGGAGTTGCTGGTCGCCGTTCGCGCCTGCGGAGTGTGCCGCACCGACCTCCACGTCGCCGAGGGCGACCTGCCCGTACACCGCGACGGTGTCACGCCCGGCCACGAGGTGGTGGGGGAGGTCGTGGAAATCGGGTCGGAGGCCGGCGCCGAGTTTCGGGTCGGAGACCGGGTGGGTATCGCCTGGCTGCGGCACACCTGCGGCGTGTGCAAGTACTGCCGTCGGGGCGACGAGAACTTGTGCCCCCAGTCCCGTTACACGGGCTGGGACGCCGACGGCGGCTACGCCGAATTCACCACCGTCCCAGCGGCTTTCGCGCACCCGCTGCCGGCCGGCTACACCGACAGCGAGCTGGCGCCGTTGCTGTGCGCCGGCATCATCGGGTACCGCTCCCTGCTTCGCGCCGCCCTGCCGCCGGGCGGACGGCTCGGGCTCTACGGCTTCGGCGGCAGCGCTCACATCACCGCGCAGGTCGCGTTGGCGCAGGGCGCCGAGGTGCATGTGATGACCCGCGGAGCCGAGGCGCGTGAGCTGGCGATGCAGCTTGGGGCGGCGTCGGCGCAGGGTGCGGCCGATCCGCCACCGGTGCCGCTGGACGCGGCGATCCTGTTCGCCCCGGTCGGTGACCTGGTGCTGCCCGCGCTCGAGGCGCTGGACCGCGGCGGCACCCTGTCCATCGCGGGGATTCACCTGTCCGATATCCCGGCCCTCAACTACCAACGCCATCTGTTTCAGGAACGCCAGGTCCGCTCGGTCACGTCCAACACCCGGGCCGACGCGCGGGCATTCCTCGACTTCGCGGGCGAACACCACATCGAGGTGACCACGCCGGAATACCCGCTGGATCAGGCGGATCGGGCGTTGGCCGACCTCAGCGCGGGCCGCATCGCCGGCGCGGCGGTGCTGCTGGTGTGA
- a CDS encoding SDR family oxidoreductase — protein sequence MAVEVLVTGGDTELGRTVAEGFRDDGHKVTLVGARRSDLEIAAKELDVDAIVCDTTDPASLTEARALFPHHLDTIVNVPAPSWEAGDPRTYSLADTATAWRNALDATVLSAVLTVQTVGDHLRSGGSIISVVPENPPAGSVDASIKATLSNWVAGQASIFGTRGITVNAVASGRSAQPGYDGLSRTPPSVAAEVARLALFLTTPAARHITGQTLHVSHGALAQFG from the coding sequence GTGGCAGTGGAGGTACTGGTCACCGGTGGAGACACCGAACTGGGGCGCACAGTGGCCGAAGGCTTCCGCGATGACGGTCACAAGGTGACCCTCGTGGGGGCGCGACGCAGCGACCTGGAGATCGCCGCCAAGGAACTGGACGTGGACGCGATCGTCTGCGACACCACCGACCCGGCGAGCCTGACCGAGGCCCGTGCCCTGTTCCCCCATCACCTCGACACCATCGTCAACGTGCCGGCGCCGTCCTGGGAAGCCGGTGACCCCCGTACCTATTCCCTCGCCGACACGGCCACCGCGTGGCGGAATGCCTTGGACGCCACCGTGCTTTCGGCGGTGCTGACGGTGCAGACCGTGGGTGATCACCTGCGTTCGGGCGGCTCGATCATCAGCGTCGTGCCCGAGAACCCGCCGGCCGGAAGCGTCGACGCCTCGATCAAGGCGACCCTGTCGAACTGGGTTGCGGGACAGGCGAGCATCTTCGGCACGCGCGGCATCACGGTCAACGCCGTGGCCAGCGGGCGCAGCGCCCAACCCGGCTACGATGGACTCTCCCGCACCCCCCCGTCGGTCGCCGCCGAGGTGGCCCGTTTGGCGCTGTTCCTGACCACCCCGGCCGCCCGCCACATCACCGGACAGACGCTGCACGTCAGCCACGGCGCGCTCGCGCAATTCGGCTGA
- a CDS encoding CPBP family intramembrane glutamic endopeptidase produces MLEAAAIPDTHPVVSQLSALHRLRIHLDIVVVIAVLVLTNLVAHFTTPWAGICVVPAVAVGLVFLMRANGLEWADLGLGREHWKSGLGYAVAAVLVVASVIAVGVLLPVTRPMFLNHRYATVSGALIASMVIIPLQTVIPEELAFRGVLHGALHRAWGFRGVALAGSLLFGLWHIATSLGLTSSNVGFTRLFGGGIIGMLAGVSGAVLATGAAGFVFSWLRRRSGSLIAPIALHWSLNGLGALAAALVWHLTA; encoded by the coding sequence ATGCTCGAGGCGGCCGCCATCCCTGATACCCACCCCGTGGTGTCGCAGCTCTCGGCGCTGCATCGGCTGCGGATCCATCTCGACATCGTCGTCGTCATCGCGGTGCTGGTGCTGACCAACCTGGTCGCGCACTTCACCACCCCGTGGGCCGGCATCTGCGTCGTTCCCGCGGTCGCGGTGGGCCTGGTGTTCCTGATGCGCGCCAACGGTCTGGAGTGGGCCGACCTGGGCTTGGGGCGTGAACACTGGAAGTCGGGGCTGGGCTATGCCGTCGCCGCGGTGTTGGTCGTGGCCTCGGTGATCGCCGTCGGTGTGCTGCTGCCCGTGACCCGGCCGATGTTTTTGAACCACCGCTACGCCACGGTCTCCGGCGCGCTGATCGCCTCGATGGTCATCATCCCGCTGCAAACCGTGATCCCGGAGGAGCTGGCCTTTCGCGGCGTGCTGCACGGTGCGCTGCACCGGGCCTGGGGCTTTCGCGGCGTGGCCTTGGCCGGTTCGCTGCTGTTCGGCCTGTGGCACATCGCGACGTCGCTCGGGCTCACCAGCAGCAACGTCGGCTTCACCCGACTGTTCGGCGGCGGCATCATCGGAATGCTGGCGGGGGTGAGCGGGGCTGTGCTGGCCACCGGCGCGGCCGGGTTCGTCTTCAGCTGGCTACGCCGGCGCAGCGGCAGCCTGATCGCGCCCATCGCGCTGCATTGGTCGCTGAACGGGCTGGGCGCGCTGGCCGCCGCGCTGGTCTGGCACCTGACGGCCTGA
- a CDS encoding ABC transporter permease: MHRPTDLPRWVYVPAAVGAAFVVLPLVAIAIKVDWPNFWTLITSSSSQTALLLSLRTATASTALCVLLGVPMALVLARSTARLVRLLRPLILLPLVLPPVVGGIALLYAFGRLGLLGRYLEAAGVSVAFSTTAVVLAQTFVSLPFLVISLEGAARTAGADFEVVAATLGARPSTVWWRVTLPLLLPGLTSGAVLAFARSLGEFGATLTFAGSRQGVTRTLPLEIYLQRVTDANAAVALSILLVAVAALVVLGLGARGLTGADARQPAT; this comes from the coding sequence GTGCACCGGCCTACTGATCTGCCGCGGTGGGTGTACGTCCCCGCCGCCGTGGGCGCCGCGTTCGTGGTGCTGCCGTTGGTGGCCATCGCGATCAAGGTCGACTGGCCGAATTTCTGGACGCTGATCACCAGCTCGTCGTCGCAGACCGCCCTGCTGCTCAGCCTCAGGACCGCCACCGCCAGCACCGCGCTGTGCGTGCTGCTGGGCGTGCCGATGGCGCTGGTACTGGCCCGCAGCACGGCGCGCCTGGTGCGGCTGCTGCGGCCGTTGATCCTGTTGCCGTTGGTGTTGCCGCCGGTGGTGGGCGGGATTGCGCTGCTCTACGCGTTCGGCCGGCTCGGATTGCTCGGCCGCTATCTCGAAGCGGCCGGCGTCAGCGTCGCGTTCAGCACCACCGCCGTGGTGCTGGCGCAGACCTTCGTGTCGCTGCCGTTCCTGGTGATCTCCCTGGAGGGAGCCGCGCGCACCGCCGGCGCCGACTTCGAGGTGGTGGCGGCGACGCTGGGGGCGCGTCCCAGCACCGTCTGGTGGCGGGTCACCCTGCCGCTGCTGCTGCCGGGCCTGACGTCGGGGGCGGTGCTGGCGTTCGCCCGCTCGCTGGGGGAGTTCGGTGCGACGCTGACCTTTGCCGGGTCCCGCCAAGGTGTCACCCGCACGCTGCCGCTGGAGATCTACCTGCAGCGGGTGACCGACGCCAACGCGGCGGTGGCGCTGTCGATCCTGCTGGTGGCGGTGGCCGCGCTGGTGGTGCTCGGGCTCGGCGCCCGCGGGCTGACCGGGGCCGACGCGAGGCAGCCCGCAACATGA
- a CDS encoding alanine and proline-rich secreted protein Apa: MEQVEPNSTRRKGLWATLAIATVTGASAVTIALPATSSADPEVPTPVPPTTTTAPPPAAGPAAPAATPPPATPAPGESPAPVDPNAPPPPPADPNAPPPPPVDPNAGRVANAVGGFSYVLPPGWVESDASHLDYGSALLSKTTGPPPLPDQPPPVANDTRIVMGRLDQKLYASAEADNSKAAVRLGSDMGEFFLPYPGTRINQESTPLTGANGITGSASYYEVKFSDASKPNGQIWTGVVGLPSSSTPNGTPPQRWFVVWLGTANDPVDRGAAKALAESIQPWAGPPAPAAGAPPAPGVQPAPGAPAPAPAPAPAPAGEVSPTPAATPQRTQSA, encoded by the coding sequence ATGGAGCAGGTGGAACCCAACTCGACGCGTCGCAAAGGCCTGTGGGCGACGCTGGCGATAGCCACGGTGACCGGTGCCAGCGCCGTCACGATCGCCTTGCCGGCAACCTCGAGCGCCGATCCCGAGGTCCCGACCCCCGTCCCGCCGACGACAACGACGGCCCCACCGCCGGCCGCCGGCCCCGCGGCTCCCGCGGCCACGCCGCCGCCGGCCACTCCGGCGCCGGGGGAGTCGCCCGCCCCGGTCGATCCCAACGCGCCACCGCCGCCGCCCGCCGACCCGAACGCACCGCCGCCACCTCCCGTCGACCCGAACGCCGGGCGGGTGGCCAACGCCGTGGGTGGCTTCAGCTACGTCCTTCCCCCCGGCTGGGTGGAGTCGGACGCGTCCCACCTCGACTACGGATCGGCTCTGCTGAGTAAGACGACGGGGCCGCCGCCGTTGCCCGACCAGCCGCCACCGGTGGCCAACGACACCCGCATCGTGATGGGCCGGCTGGACCAGAAGCTTTATGCCAGTGCCGAAGCCGACAACTCCAAGGCCGCGGTGCGGCTGGGCTCGGACATGGGCGAGTTCTTCCTGCCGTATCCGGGCACGCGGATCAACCAGGAATCCACCCCGTTGACCGGAGCCAACGGCATCACCGGGAGCGCGTCGTACTACGAGGTGAAGTTCAGCGACGCGTCCAAGCCCAACGGCCAGATTTGGACGGGCGTGGTCGGCCTGCCCTCGTCGAGCACGCCCAACGGCACACCACCGCAACGTTGGTTTGTGGTGTGGCTGGGGACGGCGAACGACCCGGTGGACCGGGGCGCGGCCAAGGCGCTGGCCGAGTCGATCCAGCCCTGGGCGGGCCCACCCGCGCCGGCAGCAGGAGCCCCGCCGGCTCCGGGGGTCCAGCCGGCACCGGGAGCGCCGGCGCCGGCTCCGGCGCCCGCACCCGCGCCGGCGGGGGAGGTCAGCCCCACTCCCGCAGCGACTCCCCAGCGGACGCAATCGGCCTGA
- a CDS encoding AraC family transcriptional regulator — MRSVASSVWDVAQSSATARHVLETALQHGLDAATCLSGTGLTPDDLGDPTVEVYGSQELTIIRNLIGRLGDQPGLGLETGSRYSFADIGILGFALMASPTFGDAIDVACRYAALTASYLSLAGPEVSHTEAVVAFDDAQVPRDVRRFLLERDFAIMLRTLPPLLGAGHSPITVRVEFAELQLPTDTVEIENLTVVVEETSRNALVIPIDLVNQPMPAADPQTAAICVRQCEELLNRRRIRRGLAGAIRTRMIQDSAQIPAMATVAKELCVTERTLHRRLAAEGTSYRALLDEVRATLAAELLNSGLTVEETARRLGYSETAAFTRAHGRWNGCPPRGRRRN; from the coding sequence ATGCGCAGCGTCGCGTCGTCGGTTTGGGATGTGGCCCAGTCCTCGGCGACAGCGCGGCATGTCCTGGAGACCGCCCTGCAGCATGGGCTCGATGCCGCCACCTGTCTGTCCGGTACCGGTTTGACCCCCGACGACCTCGGCGATCCCACCGTCGAGGTCTACGGCAGCCAGGAGCTGACCATCATCCGCAACCTGATCGGGCGACTCGGCGACCAACCCGGCCTCGGCCTGGAAACCGGTTCGCGGTACAGCTTCGCCGACATCGGCATCTTGGGTTTCGCGTTGATGGCCAGCCCTACCTTCGGTGACGCCATCGACGTCGCGTGCCGGTACGCCGCGCTGACGGCCTCGTATCTGAGCCTGGCCGGCCCGGAGGTGAGCCACACCGAGGCGGTGGTGGCTTTCGACGATGCGCAGGTTCCCCGCGATGTGCGGCGATTCCTGCTCGAGCGCGACTTCGCGATCATGCTGCGCACCCTGCCCCCACTCCTCGGGGCCGGTCATTCGCCGATCACCGTTCGAGTCGAGTTCGCGGAGCTGCAGCTGCCCACCGACACGGTGGAAATCGAAAACCTGACGGTCGTCGTCGAGGAGACCTCCCGCAACGCGCTGGTCATCCCGATTGACCTGGTCAACCAGCCGATGCCGGCGGCGGACCCGCAGACCGCGGCGATCTGCGTTCGCCAGTGTGAGGAGCTGTTGAATCGGCGGCGCATCCGTCGGGGGCTTGCTGGTGCCATTCGCACGCGAATGATCCAGGACTCGGCACAGATTCCCGCCATGGCCACCGTCGCGAAGGAGCTATGCGTCACCGAACGCACTCTGCACCGCCGACTGGCCGCAGAGGGCACCAGCTACCGCGCCCTGCTCGACGAGGTCCGCGCGACCCTGGCCGCCGAACTGCTGAACTCGGGTCTCACCGTCGAGGAAACCGCGCGCCGGCTGGGGTACTCCGAGACCGCCGCATTCACCCGAGCCCACGGCCGCTGGAACGGATGTCCGCCCCGCGGCCGAAGGCGAAACTGA
- a CDS encoding sulfate/molybdate ABC transporter ATP-binding protein has product MSELQLRAVVADRHLDVEFTVSAGEVLAVLGPNGAGKSTALHVIAGLIRPDHGLVRLGDRVLTDTAAGVNVATHDRRVGLLLQDPLLFPHMSVAANVAFGPHSRRGWLSPARAAEKATALRWLREVDAEQFADRKARQLSGGQAQRVAIARALAAEPDVLLLDEPLNGLDVAAAAGVRAVLRGVVSRTGCAVVLITHDLLDVFTLADRVLVLEAGKIAEIGPVADVLTMPRSHFGARVAGVNLVNGTVAPDASLQARSGARWHAAPTLDGPAPLAAGRKAIAVFPPTAVAVYRDQPHGSPRNTVEVTVAEMDVRGPAVLVRGEQQADGAPGLAAEITVDAASELRLAPGEKVWFSVKAHEVTLYPAAH; this is encoded by the coding sequence ATGAGCGAACTGCAGCTGCGCGCCGTCGTGGCCGACCGCCACCTCGACGTGGAGTTCACCGTATCGGCGGGCGAAGTGCTTGCGGTTCTGGGTCCCAACGGCGCGGGCAAGTCGACCGCGTTGCATGTCATCGCCGGGCTGATTCGGCCGGACCACGGGTTGGTGCGGTTGGGGGACCGGGTGCTGACCGACACCGCGGCCGGGGTGAACGTGGCGACCCACGACCGCCGCGTGGGCCTGCTGCTGCAGGACCCGCTGTTGTTCCCGCACATGAGCGTTGCCGCCAACGTGGCCTTCGGACCGCACAGCCGTCGCGGGTGGCTGAGTCCGGCTCGGGCCGCGGAGAAGGCGACGGCGCTGCGCTGGCTGCGCGAGGTGGACGCCGAGCAGTTCGCCGACCGGAAGGCGCGCCAGCTGTCCGGCGGGCAGGCCCAGCGGGTGGCGATCGCGCGGGCGCTGGCCGCCGAGCCCGACGTGTTGCTGCTCGACGAGCCGCTGAACGGCCTCGATGTCGCCGCGGCCGCGGGGGTCCGCGCGGTGTTGCGGGGCGTGGTCAGCCGCACCGGCTGCGCCGTCGTCCTCATCACCCACGACCTACTCGACGTGTTCACGCTGGCTGACCGGGTGCTGGTGCTGGAAGCCGGCAAGATCGCCGAGATCGGCCCGGTTGCGGACGTGCTCACGATGCCGCGCAGTCACTTCGGGGCGCGCGTCGCGGGCGTCAACCTGGTCAACGGGACCGTCGCCCCCGACGCCTCGCTGCAAGCGCGCTCGGGAGCACGTTGGCATGCCGCCCCCACGCTGGACGGACCCGCCCCGCTGGCTGCTGGGCGGAAGGCGATCGCGGTCTTCCCGCCCACGGCGGTGGCGGTGTACCGGGACCAACCCCATGGCAGCCCACGCAACACGGTTGAGGTGACGGTGGCGGAGATGGACGTTCGTGGGCCGGCGGTGCTGGTGCGCGGCGAGCAGCAGGCCGACGGCGCCCCCGGCCTCGCCGCGGAGATCACCGTCGACGCCGCCTCGGAGCTGCGGCTGGCTCCCGGAGAGAAGGTGTGGTTCTCCGTCAAAGCTCACGAGGTGACGTTGTATCCGGCGGCGCACTGA
- the modA gene encoding molybdate ABC transporter substrate-binding protein: protein MPRIGLLAGVVSTVLVAALVGCSSKSDSPPSASGQVVVFAAASLKPAFAEISAQFEAQNAGSTVEFEFAGSSELATQLTQGATADVFASADTAQMDTVAKAGLLSGNPTNFASNTLVIVTTPGNPKRVGSFADLARPGLGVVICQKPVPCGAATRRVEGSTGVHLNPVSEEPSVTDVLNKVTTGQADAGLVYVTDARSAGNKVTAVSFPEAAGAVNVYLIAVLKRAPQPTLAQRFVAMVTGEPGQNILSQFGFAKP, encoded by the coding sequence ATGCCTCGGATCGGGCTGCTCGCCGGTGTGGTGTCGACGGTGCTCGTGGCGGCCCTGGTCGGGTGCAGTTCGAAATCGGATTCGCCGCCCTCGGCGTCCGGGCAGGTGGTGGTGTTCGCCGCCGCCTCGCTGAAGCCCGCGTTCGCCGAAATCAGTGCCCAGTTCGAAGCCCAAAACGCGGGCAGCACTGTCGAATTCGAGTTCGCGGGATCGTCCGAGCTGGCCACGCAGCTGACGCAGGGCGCGACCGCAGACGTCTTCGCGTCGGCGGACACCGCGCAGATGGACACGGTCGCCAAGGCCGGCTTGCTGTCCGGCAACCCGACGAACTTCGCCTCGAACACACTGGTGATCGTCACAACGCCGGGCAACCCCAAGCGGGTGGGGTCCTTCGCCGACCTGGCGAGGCCCGGGCTGGGCGTGGTGATCTGTCAGAAACCGGTCCCGTGCGGAGCGGCGACTCGGCGCGTCGAAGGCAGCACTGGGGTCCACCTCAACCCGGTGAGCGAGGAACCCAGCGTGACGGATGTCCTCAACAAGGTCACGACCGGGCAGGCGGACGCCGGGTTGGTCTACGTCACCGACGCCCGCAGCGCCGGGAACAAGGTGACGGCCGTCAGCTTCCCCGAGGCCGCCGGCGCGGTGAACGTCTATCTGATCGCGGTGCTGAAGAGGGCGCCGCAACCGACGTTGGCGCAAAGATTCGTGGCCATGGTGACCGGTGAGCCCGGTCAGAACATCCTGTCCCAGTTCGGCTTCGCCAAACCGTGA